DNA sequence from the Ovis canadensis isolate MfBH-ARS-UI-01 breed Bighorn chromosome 2, ARS-UI_OviCan_v2, whole genome shotgun sequence genome:
aggagactgaaaaagctggcataacaCTCAACATCAAAACACCTAAGCTTCTGACATctatgccaaatagatggggaaagagtggaaaccgtgacagattttcttttcttggtctccaaaatcactgtggacattgactgcagctacaaaattaaaagacacttgctccttggaagaaaagctatgacagaacTAGACAGCATGTGAAAAAGAGTAAacatcactttgacaacaaacgtctgtatagtcaaagctatggtatttccaatagtcttgtatgggtgtgagaggtggaccataaagaaggctgagtgcagtagaatcaatgctttcaaattatggttgtggagaagactcttgagagtcccttggatagcaaggagatcaaaccagtcaagaaATCAACTGTGAgaatcattggaaggattgataatgaagctgaagctccaataagtAAGTAAacgttagttgcttagtcatgtctgatctttgtgaccccatggaccgtagccagccagttgctcttctgtccatggaattctctaggcaagaatactggagtaggttgccattcccttttccggcgatcttcctgacccagggatcaaacccgagtctcccgcacttgcaggtacattctttaccatctgagctaccagggaagccctgtactttggctatctgatgtgcagagccaactcactggaaaagaccctgatgctgggaaagattgagggcaggaggagaagagggcgatagaggaggaaatggttggatggcattaccaactcagtggttatggatttaagcaaactccaggagatagtgaaggatagggaatcctggcgtgctgctgtccatggcattgcaaagagtcagacaggattgagcacTGTATTTAGCAACtcaaaaatagcaataaaatatcCTTCCCTTGAGCCCTGGACAGTGCGCTTCTCCAGACTGCTGTAGGAGGGCCAAAGAGCTCTTTTTCTCGGGTTCCTTTTGGATGCCCACTTTGGAGAGTTTGCAGTTCTGGGCACAGCATCCTCAGTGAGTCTTTTGATCCTGATTTACTATTGCGGGGAGAAACTCTTTTTTTCACCGTGCTGAGAGCTGAAGAGGGAGCCTTGTAGTCCTGCCAGCGACAGTATTCTCTGGTTGGAAGCTCAGAACCTTGCATTTTCCGAGCCTTCCCTAGAGCTTTGTGGTTTATTTTCCAGGAAGGATTCCATTAACTGAAGAGCTTCAGGCGAGGAGTCAGTGAGTTGGGGTCGATTTTACTGATTCGGGTCCCTTctggtgccatccagccacagCTCAGAGACAGGGaacctggtggtggtgatgggaccCCTGGAAGGTGTCCAGGATGTCCTGGGAGTGAGTCAGAGCATGGCCTCCACCAGCACCAAAGACCAGGGAGCTGTTACTTCCTGCCTTAAGAATATTTATCCCTGTACagattaaactaaaaaaaaaaatatttcctggcCTATTCAtggatcataagaaaaaaaaattagaacatgaAACCAACAGATTTCTTCTTGAACAAGTTGGCAGGAAAACTCAGAAATTAAGGGGAAATATTTGAATTCTCAAGATACTGAAATTTACTGACTTTCACCAAAACATGAAGTTAAGCATATTGGTTAATTTCACTGCCCCCTCTCTGACTGGTTACTGATTAAAGGAATGGTTCATGCAAATATTTGGATCCAGCCATGGATAGGGAACAATTGGCTAAAcggttaaatgattttttaagtatccaagtgtttttcaaaatatattaaaataaaaattattttaggtatGTTTTCCCATTATCCCTTGCGAAGAACCAGAAGGCAGGACATCTTTCCCTGTTGCCTCATTTTTCttgctgtttcctttctttcatcagtgctctTAATGTCCTTTAGATGTCCTTCAGGTGGGCCatcatttctctctctgattcAGACTCTATGGTTTCTACTTGTGAGTGTAGAttatcagttttctttctgaagaagGGGATTGAGAATAATTACACATGACAGTTTCTTCTCTGTCATGTATGCTTTGAACATGAAATATTTCCATACAACCTCAACTAGTGGACTGCTGGACCTAAATGTGCCATGCCCTGTGTCTTGGTTCAGGCTGCTCTAACAAGGTCCCAGTGTCTCGTGGCTCATCAGTGATAGTTTATTTTCACAGTCCTGggggatgtaagagctggactataaagaaagctgagcgccaaagaattgatgcttttgaactgtggtgttggagaagactcttgagagtcccttggactacaaggagagccaatcagtccatcctaaaggagatcagccctaggtgttcattagaaggactgatgttgaagctgaaactccaatactttgcccacctgatgggaaaagctgactcatttgaaaggaccctgatgctgggaaagagtgagggcaggaggagaaggggaccacagaggatgagatggttggagggcatcaccgactcaatggacatgagtttggatggactctgggagttggtgatggatagggaggcctggcgttctgcagtccatggggtctcaaagagtcagagacgactgagtgactgaactgagctgaactgatgaccCAGTAACTGtcataaataattaatttcagTTTACAAAATccctttttctctcatttctttcaaccaagggtcttcccttgtggatcagacagtaaagaatctgcctgaaatgcagattccagattccatccttggttgggaaggtcccctggaaatggcaacagactccagtagtcttgcctggagaatcccatggacagaggagcctggtgggctatagtctatggggtcccaaaagatTCGGActtgacctagcaactaaacataaaacagtaaaaaattcaccttgataatatttaataaataaaataaattacaaatgtaatgaaataaaaatgtgactgtatttgttaaattttaatacaatataaacaaaaatattttatatagaaaaataaataggagGAGATCAAAGAATacatataacaaaataaataagcaaacaaacaataaaatcagGGCAGTCTTCACTTCGGGGCTGATGCACCTGCAGCcaagaaaatttatatatattcatctaCCACTGACAAAGCATTGGCTGAAGTAATTCAATCAATTTGGTGGCTAAAGTAGAAATCAGAGTCTTCTGAAATGGCCACAGATGAGTGTGCAAAGATGATGGGGCATCTGAATCAGTGAGAGTCATGTCAAGGTGAGTTCACGTCTCCATCCATCATTCTTAACCTTTCTTGCAAGCTGGTTGATGAAGACAAGGATCTCATGATTTCCACTCTGATGGTTTCCCAGGCGCAGTCACTGTATCCTTTCTCTTGCAGGTAGAAATGGATGCCCTGGAAGTACCTCTTCACGGCCAGGGTGGGGTCCATCCTTCCCAGGGCAGAGTCTTCCTCTCCCATATCCTGCCCCAGGCAGGCATCCAGGTCGACAAGCTGGTCCAGGAGTCCATTGCGGAGCTGCTTCAGGAGGGTGGTGTTCCAGGCAGCAGAGGCGCGCTCTGTGTGGAAGAGGTTGAAGCTCTGCTGGAGCATCTCGTGGAGCACAGAGatggcctgggcctcctgcagctggccgccctccaccatctcctgggggaAAGCGAAGTCTTTTCTGTCCTGCAGACACAAGTGAGGGGAGAGTCTCGTCATTTCGCCCAGGAGCCTGAGGTTCTTCCTGCCAACCAGCACGTGGTTCTGAGACAGGTCACAGCCCAGGGATCCTCCCGGGCCGAGGCTGACCAGCACCAGGGCCATGAGCAGAGAGAGCACGAAGGCCATGGGGAagatgaggctgctgctgggctggCTGAGACGGTGTCTGGTGGAACCTTGAGGTAGGTTCTCTGATGCCAGGCTTTCTAAGCGAGGCTATTAAATAGGGAACAtggtagttttcattttctagtcatttctatgcacttttacttccttttttgattttcatttatgtattctgAATTTGGTCAAAGGAATTGTCATCAGTCTAAACTATTAATTTTATCTATTTCCCAATAACTTCAAATGTACCCATCCAAATGGATATTTTTCAATCAAATGAGAAAGGTCTTTGTCAGACATCAGAAATGATGTCGGTTTCTAAGTACAAACATTACCACTCTTTCTCCTTCATGTGTAAATGTAGCTCTTCTCTGTTCCATGAACACATTTTTGGCCCTGATCCTAGGctcaatttctgtttcttcctttactTAGGAAGGCAGGCTATGTATTTATCAGGGATTTACCAGGTCACTCAGGCAAATAAACTGTTTGAAACAAAGGATGGGTTTTCTTTAGTGTCTGATttagagaagaggctgattattATGAGTCCATGAGCTCCCTCATGTTTCTCTTCCTTCTAGAACACGTCCCTGCAGGTCCATGTGGTTGTGCTTCAGGGAACCATGAAGTCAGGACTATTACAGACATCAGGCTTGCGTTCCACCATTTTCATACTGGAGACCTATTGTCCTTTGCTGGCCCAACCAATACTCCTACCAAGAATTCTGGTTCTTCTCAGATAAAATGGGTGGGGAGACTCTAATTCCAGGATAATTGATTGTATTTCCCCAGCAGCAGCTCACTCACACAGGAGAGATCACATGGAGCCACCCCCTGTCCTCTGGAGTGACAGAGTCCCCTTGCTCACCTGCTGGACTCCCTCCCTTAGGGCAGGCTTTTATTGGAAGCTTATGTCACGGAATCTAGTGAGTTACAGCTGTTCATTCAGGCAGTTGATTCCACCAGGCATCGCTGTTCCTCTGGGAATGCAGGGCAGTGAGACCCAGCCTACTTGATCAGGAGAAATAGTCTTCTTTCCTTGactgtaatttttcatttaaactttttatattcattttgtgacttattttgggtaggctctgggagttggtgatggacagggaggcctggcacgctgcagttcatggggttgcaaagactcggacacgactgagcgactgaactgaactgaattgactgacttaTTGGACAAGATTTGTCTCATTGCTCCTGTTGCGGTTGTAATTGATGATGATGTGAGAACAACAAAGGGAAGTGAAGAAGCCAGAGGGGCTGCATCTCTATCCCTTTCAAGAAGttagtttttttgtttctctttgcaacttttctagaAAGTAAAATTGCACATTTTTCTGTGTGGGCAATAGAAAACAAGGGTAAGTCTCAATGTCATGAATATGAAAGAAGGGAAGTGGTTTTCCCCTGACCCAGTGATGTGTTCTGAGTTAGCAAACTTCAGTGCAGCACAGCTGGGGACAAGTCTGAGGCAGAGGGAAACGATGAGGTCAATATGAACAACAGAAAGGCTGGGACAGGGCTGCTTCTTACAGAAGCTCAAAGAAGGACAAGTCCTTGATCTGTTGACTGCCGCCAGCTTTGTAAGACCAGCcacctaatttttcttttcttgaatcaGCGTGTGGTCAGTataaggggaggaggaagaagtcACACTCACCAGCTCACAAGAGACAGGCAATCAGAGCCCCAGTTGCTCGAACACTAATGCTCTCTGGCAGGGTTGACGAGACCAGCCTTGCTGATCATCTGCTAGGTGATAAATCCACCTGGGCAAAGACAATATGCTTTGAAATAACTAGAATGAAAGGGAATTAAATGATTCCAAAAGAGTCTGATCTTAGTCTAGCTAATAGTAACtatgacattaaaaataataactgaattTTATTGATTACTAACCGTCATGATCTCCCTAATATTCCAGCTCTCGGTACTATCACATTGATGGGTTGGGTTTCTGTGGGtttttcaagaatttttaaaatatttattttatgtgtttatttggctgtggcatGTCTTAGTCGATGTATGCTGGTTCTTGGATCTTGGTTgcttcatgcaggatctttacttAAGCCATGGGAAGTCCTGCTTGCCAGGCAGAATCTAGTTTCCTGGCGAGAGATCCAGCTCAggctccctgctttgggagcatggagtcctggcccctggaccatcaaggaagtcaaGGGGGAGGGGTTTCAATACATGAATTTGGGGAACGCACACACACTCAGTCTGTAACACGGTAGCAAGGAGAGACCAAGGTATTGTGTTTATGGCAAGGATTCATTAGCATATATTTCATTCTTGATATTAATGAGGAGTAAGAACACGTTCCCTGATGCTGCCCTCACTTTTTATGGCACCTCCATCCTGAATTGATTGCTAATTAAATGTTACAAGACTACCGTGGACATGATTACCAAGGACCTGCCAGAAAAATTTCACAGACTATCAGTGTTTATCAAAAATGACAGTGACAACAACTACAAACTCCTTAGCCTTTGTGAGGGACTCACGCAATACTTCCAGCATAGTTGAAACTGAGTTAACAGTTTTGTTTCGAAGAGCCTCCTGCTAAGACTTTATTGGAATAAAATAATCTAAGAATGAAATGGCAAATCCAGTTTTCAAAACCTAACATGTCAGATTCCAAACTGCTTATCTAGACTGTGAAGCCTGCACCCATGCATGCACTGAGCCCTCACTTAATTTCCTAGTTTATTTCTAACACAAGATGCACCGTTGTTGTTTCATACCTCGATGTGACAAACCTTATTTCCATTAGTTCACATCTACCTCCAAATTCTAGATAAGCTGAGCAATTTACAACGTATCTGATTATTTTGTataataagcaaaatgaaattatCACCTGGTAGTTATTACTGACAGTCTAAATGTGACCgacaaaataataattctaataattataaaataatcatatttaaCTGTCCAAGATGATTCATATAGATTGTGGAATGAATCCTCACCATAAATTGGGGATACATGATGGACAAGATCCTTATGAGTTTTGACTCCAGCAGGAGATTGGGTTAGAAACATTTCAGTGAATCTTCTGTAGATAACACCAAGCTGATGGCTCTTGtgactgtaattaaaaaaaaatacttaatgcTTTTGAGAGGGTAACAGACAGGAAAACTgggggtctccaaacagaggaaacaggCTGCAAGTGTGAGACATTTTTGATCtctttactcttgcctggaaaatcccatggatggaggagcctggaaggctgcagtccatggggtcgctaagtcggacatgactgagcgacttcactttcacttttcactttcatgcattggagaaggaaatggcaatccactccagtactcttgcctggaaaatcccatggacagagaagcctggtagactacagtccatgggatcgcaaagactcagacatgactgagtggcttcacttctctatacagatttaaaaagaggtttctcttaaaattctgtgttgccataatgacacctggttccacctgaacttaacttttcccAAACCTTGAGctgaccaatgcatttttcttatggaaatgtttttcttaagctgttAATGTACtgtgtatttaccctagactctgtgtTTAAGTCAGTTccacctaaaggctcagaactgacttgacaaaccagtatgttatactcatacCCTGTTCTCCTAATCTGTGTTAATGAAACTGTATATTtgtttggaaatctgcctttcttcaagattcacgtccatcactttgtggccggggatgactcacctggtgccaatgtTGTCtcaatgcatgttgtgggtgaggggcccgGTGcccttctctgagttttgagacatttccattctctaattagcagactgctagcaGCTATATAACATCTGGCTGAAGACTAGCATGGGCACTCTtactgcccccttctgatgtctatgtcagaagctttctctatctcttttatactttaataaaacttcattACACAAAAGtgctgagcgatcaagcctcgtcactggccctggattgaattctcctccggaggccaagaatcccggtgtctTTCGTGTTTCAGCAACAAAGTTTTGCTTCCAAATTATATGAATTTGGCAAATGTCAAAAAGAATAGAAGACGACCTATGCTAACAGGTGAAATGTGAGGGATGGAGCAGAGCATCCCCATTGCCATCAGCAGGGAGACCAGGAGTGCAGAAATTCAGCACTTCACCTGGGCCTCTCTGAAGCAGTTCAGGTCCTGCACTAAACTCCGGAACCTTCCAAACTCCTTTTGCTGCGCTCCAGCGGCCGGGAGGGGGCGCCCGATCTCTCAGTAACTGACAGACCCGCACCGCCCACCCAGCGGGACCCGCCTGCAGGGCTGCCCCCTGGGGCATCAGATCCACGGAGAGAACTCGCGGGTGGCCGTGGGCAGGAGCCGCGACCGGAGCGAGGCGCCGCCGGGGCCCAGGGAGAGCTTGGGGCCGCGGGAACAGAGAGGAAACTTGCTTTTCGGGCCCCACTGCCCAGGCGAGCTTTGCGCTGCGTCGCTCAGACCCTTTGATTTCTGCACCTCCAAATTCTAGTTAAGCTACCATTGCGTCCATCCTCCCCTTCCTGGGAGAAGATTTTAGCCAGAGCGGTTCACACCGGTGCCCTTGAATGCCGTGGTTGACGGCTGGAAATCACAGCATGCTGCGGTATGTTTTCAGATTCGGGGTTGTTTTGGAGTGAgtggaagtcattcagtcgtgtctgactctttgcgactccatggactatacagtccatggaattctccaggccagaatactgaagtgggtagcctttcccttctccaggagatcttcccaattcagggactgaacccaggtcccctcatTGCTGGCAGATCTTGACCAGccgaggcacaagggaagcccttgtttatgGGGCAAAGGAGTAATTCAGGGAAAGGGGAAAGGTATCTACAATCTGGATGGGAATCTACTAGATATTGGGACCCTCCAGTGGGAAGACTTGGAGACAAAACTGAGACTTCAAAAGAAGCTCCTTAGTACAGGGAAAATTATTTCATTGAACATTAATAGAAATGGTTAATTTCTCCTGTCATGTTCATTGgttggaaaatgttttaaaatgtatgtctTCAACTCACatcaaattcaaatattttctttatgccACAACAATAATTTAAGTTCCTGGCTTTAATGGAAGCAAAATCATCAATAATGTTTTCAATATTACTTTTTTGTATCTCTCTCTTCATCTGAGCAAAAGCCATGTTTGACAAACTTATGAACCAGTAACTATTTTGAATAACTCATTTCAATTTACAAAatccttttttcctctcatttcttttaaccAAAGTTCATctattaagcattttttttagTCAGTTTTTCATTGGAGAGTTTCATGTACTTTTTCAAAATGTCTTCTCATGTAGATAGGTTCTTTAAAAGTTGCAATTAAAATGCTTTTGATTTCAGCATAATGTGTACTCAGTAGACACCAATTGTGAAATAGGCAATTGGATATATAATTCCAGCATGCGTCTTTGGAAGACATCATCATCAGGATAGATTTTTAAAGGCCTGAAAACTAGAGCAGGTCATGACCTAGTTCATCAGTTTGGACAGAAGACAGTTCTGGGCTTTGAACACAGGAAAACCACAAACTCCTTGGTCACAAACGAAATTCAGACTGGATACCAGCCAGATGGCAGGAGTGCAGTGTGAGTGTGCAGCCTGGGATCTGGTTGAGGACCTTGCAATCTGTGTGTCTTCTAGCTGGAGATCACGG
Encoded proteins:
- the LOC138434587 gene encoding interferon omega-1-like, with product MAFVLSLLMALVLVSLGPGGSLGCDLSQNHVLVGRKNLRLLGEMTRLSPHLCLQDRKDFAFPQEMVEGGQLQEAQAISVLHEMLQQSFNLFHTERASAAWNTTLLKQLRNGLLDQLVDLDACLGQDMGEEDSALGRMDPTLAVKRYFQGIHFYLQEKGYSDCAWETIRVEIMRSLSSSTSLQERLRMMDGDVNSP